The following proteins come from a genomic window of Sardina pilchardus chromosome 1, fSarPil1.1, whole genome shotgun sequence:
- the LOC134079353 gene encoding zinc finger protein OZF-like — protein MSGSDQLTAVKKESKEEFDDFLQDKETSYQKLHQELETRKELLTDHQITDSGDKLHECSQCGKAFINKYTLKKHQRIHTGEKPHQCFQCGKAFTRKGHLTLHQRIHTGEKPHQCSQCGKAFTQKGYLKTHQRIHTGEKPHQCLLCGKAFTRKGDLKLHQRIHTGEKPHQCTQCGKAFALKGDLMLHQRIHTGEKPHQCSHCGKAFTRKGYLKTHQRIHSGEKPHQCSQCGKAFTQKGYLNIHQRIHTGEKPHQCSHCGKAFTRKGYLKTHQMIHSGEKPHQCSQCGKAFTQKGYLNIHQRLHTGEKPHQCSQCGKAFALKGHLTVHQRIHTGEMPHQCSHCGKAFTRKGNLNIHQRFHTGEKPHQCSQCGMTFSRNASLKVHQRIHT, from the exons CAAGGAGACTTCATACCAGAAATTGCACCAGGAGTTGGAAACCAGGAAGGAACTGCTCACTGACCATCAGATTACAGATTCTGGAGACAAGCTACATgaatgttctcagtgtggaaaagcctttatCAACAAGTACACTCTTAAgaaacatcagaggatccatactggagaaaagccacatcagtgttttcagtgtggaaaggcttttacacgGAAGGGTCATCTCACactacatcagaggatccatactggagaaaagccacatcaatgttcgcagtgtggaaaggcctttacacaaaagggttatctcaagacacatcagaggatccatactggagaaaagccacatcagtgtttgctgtgtgggaAGGCTTTTACACGGAAGGGTGATCTCAAgctacatcagaggatccatactggagaaaagccacatcaatgtactcagtgtggaaaggcctttgcaTTGAAGGGTGATCTCATgctacatcagaggatccatactggagaaaagccacatcaatgTTCCCattgtggaaaggcctttacacggAAGGGTTATCTCAAgacacatcagaggatccattctggagaaaagccacatcagtgttcgcagtgtggaaaggcctttacacaaaagggTTATCTCAACATACATCAGAG gatccatactggagaaaagccacatcaatgTTCACattgtggaaaggcctttacacggAAGGGTTATCTCAAgacacatcagatgatccattctggagaaaagccacatcagtgttcgcagtgtggaaaggcctttacacaaaagggTTATCTCAACATACATCAGAGgctccatactggagaaaagccacatcagtgttctcagtgtggaaaggcctttgcaTTGAAGGGTCATCTCACggtacatcagaggatccatactggagaaatgCCACATCAATGTTCCCattgtggaaaggcctttacacggAAGGGTAATCTCAACATACATCAGAGgttccatactggagaaaagccacatcagtgttctcagtgtggaatgaCCTTTAGTCGCAACGCCAGCCTCAAGGTACACCAGAGGATTCATACTTGA